In a genomic window of Acidobacteriota bacterium:
- the lptD gene encoding LPS assembly protein LptD, translating into MLKPATIALPVLFLCLCVATAQQRPRSELPTDEGVVVLEADTIDVQGDVYRAVGQVVITYQDLTLRAHQVIYDPNTRMARLESRPGAGREVRLTRPGKEFLNAVRGDIDVEAKTGTLYDVDGFTEQELFIRAASLSKTGPDEWVLRDGVITSCDEAVPKWSFTLDRARIMVDSWTRSKNTIFKLKQIPVFYLPYLQFPSTKRERQSGFLLPSLGNSNNKGRRFSQSFYLTLGRSADLVYTQDYFSERGFGFGAIFRARPNQFTRLELDAYAVNDRLDQGGGSLNGEAETRFGGYRAVAKFNLVSSFDFRQVFSDNFFTAVRSTEASQVFISKSVKTRSVNFLASREETAFPGPNAVVRALPSFWFRVSGHRLFDSPFFADLDASATGLSRSDSQLETPGLTQRLDLFPRLYFSVPLGQGLKLTPSLGLRETFYSNSLLQDEEGNLSVSGQDFNREYLEFTLDVKGWGLSKIYRDKQGTPTWKHVVEPSLRYRYIGGIGRDFARTLLFDENDAVADTNEVEVSLTNRFFVKRRGETREWLSLKVAQKYFFDTDFGGALENGEVNQFFPLYSFTGFQYLAFARNSSPVTALARITPFRRVSFDVRTDYDPDFDRFRNFSITGNLAAGPLYLGTTYFKTQELEIGTFRRNQLQQLFAWGDLQDGLSFSGRYSYNLESDRFLNWRVRLNYFKGCCGVSVQYEGFNLVGDDGRRLRDEQALLFSFYLKGLGFFGNIERPDRIF; encoded by the coding sequence GTGTTGAAGCCCGCCACCATCGCTCTCCCGGTCCTCTTCCTTTGCCTGTGCGTGGCCACGGCGCAGCAGCGCCCCCGCTCCGAGCTTCCCACCGATGAGGGAGTGGTGGTGCTGGAAGCCGACACCATCGACGTGCAGGGAGACGTCTACCGTGCCGTCGGCCAGGTCGTGATCACCTACCAGGACCTGACGCTGAGGGCCCACCAGGTCATCTACGATCCCAACACCCGCATGGCCCGTCTGGAGAGCCGCCCGGGAGCGGGCCGCGAGGTGCGCTTGACGCGGCCCGGCAAGGAATTCCTCAACGCCGTGCGGGGCGACATCGACGTCGAAGCCAAGACCGGCACCCTTTACGACGTGGACGGATTCACCGAGCAGGAACTCTTCATCCGGGCCGCCTCCTTGAGCAAGACCGGACCCGACGAATGGGTGCTTCGCGACGGCGTCATCACCTCCTGCGACGAGGCCGTCCCCAAGTGGAGCTTCACGCTGGACCGGGCCCGCATCATGGTCGACTCCTGGACGCGCAGCAAGAACACCATCTTCAAACTCAAGCAGATCCCCGTCTTCTATCTGCCCTATTTGCAGTTCCCCTCCACCAAGAGGGAGCGCCAGAGCGGGTTCCTGCTGCCCTCGCTGGGCAACTCCAACAACAAGGGGAGGCGCTTCAGCCAGAGCTTCTACCTGACCCTAGGACGCAGTGCCGATCTGGTCTACACCCAGGACTATTTCTCGGAGCGAGGATTCGGCTTCGGGGCCATCTTCAGGGCCCGTCCCAATCAGTTCACCCGCCTGGAACTGGACGCCTACGCCGTCAACGACCGGCTCGACCAGGGAGGCGGAAGCCTCAACGGCGAAGCTGAAACCCGCTTTGGCGGCTACCGCGCCGTAGCCAAGTTCAACCTGGTCTCCAGCTTCGACTTCCGCCAGGTCTTTTCCGACAACTTCTTCACCGCCGTACGCTCTACAGAGGCCTCTCAGGTCTTCATCAGCAAGAGCGTCAAGACCCGTTCCGTCAACTTTCTGGCCTCGCGCGAAGAGACCGCCTTTCCGGGTCCCAATGCCGTGGTGCGGGCGCTGCCCTCATTCTGGTTCCGGGTCAGCGGTCATCGGCTCTTCGACAGTCCTTTCTTCGCTGATTTGGACGCTTCGGCCACGGGGTTGAGCCGCTCCGACAGCCAATTGGAAACGCCCGGACTCACCCAGCGTCTCGACCTTTTCCCGCGCTTGTACTTCTCCGTCCCCCTGGGGCAAGGACTCAAACTCACGCCCAGCCTGGGCTTGCGGGAAACCTTCTACAGCAACAGCCTGCTCCAGGATGAAGAAGGCAACCTCTCAGTCAGCGGCCAAGACTTCAACCGCGAGTACCTGGAGTTCACTCTCGACGTGAAGGGATGGGGACTCTCCAAGATTTACCGCGACAAGCAGGGAACTCCCACCTGGAAACACGTCGTCGAGCCCTCCCTGCGCTACCGCTACATAGGCGGCATCGGCCGCGACTTCGCCCGCACCCTGCTCTTCGATGAGAACGACGCGGTGGCCGACACCAACGAGGTGGAGGTGAGTCTCACAAACCGCTTCTTCGTCAAGCGGCGGGGTGAAACCCGCGAATGGCTTTCCCTCAAGGTGGCCCAGAAGTACTTCTTCGACACCGACTTCGGGGGCGCCCTGGAGAACGGAGAGGTCAACCAGTTCTTTCCGCTCTATTCCTTCACCGGCTTCCAGTATCTGGCCTTTGCCCGCAACTCCTCGCCGGTCACGGCGCTGGCCCGCATCACCCCCTTCCGGCGCGTCAGCTTCGACGTGCGCACCGACTACGATCCCGATTTCGACCGCTTCCGCAATTTCTCCATCACGGGCAACCTGGCCGCGGGACCGCTCTACCTGGGAACCACTTACTTTAAAACCCAGGAGCTCGAGATCGGCACTTTTCGACGCAATCAACTGCAACAACTGTTTGCCTGGGGCGACCTCCAGGACGGGCTGTCCTTCTCGGGACGCTACAGCTACAATCTTGAAAGCGACCGCTTCCTCAACTGGCGCGTCCGCCTCAACTATTTCAAGGGATGCTGCGGCGTTTCCGTCCAGTACGAAGGCTTCAACCTGGTAGGCGACGACGGCCGCCGGCTGCGTGACGAGCAGGCCTTGCTTTTCTCCTTCTACCTGAAAGGACTGGGCTTCTTCGGCAACATCGAGCGTCCCGACCGGATTTTCTGA
- a CDS encoding carboxymuconolactone decarboxylase family protein yields the protein MSDKGEKESKTEKESKTPSRNRDDKWPSYTMVEPRMRKIYFQFYRETYRSSQIDRKTKELIAIGASLGYQCKGCLEGHIKKAIEYGATKEEISEAIAITMGVAAASAVDQTDLASEALKLVHFP from the coding sequence ATGTCGGATAAAGGCGAGAAAGAATCTAAGACCGAGAAGGAATCTAAAACGCCGTCCCGCAACAGGGACGACAAGTGGCCCTCCTACACCATGGTGGAGCCGCGCATGCGGAAGATCTACTTTCAGTTCTACCGCGAGACCTACCGCTCCAGCCAGATCGACCGCAAGACCAAGGAACTGATCGCCATCGGAGCCTCGCTCGGCTACCAGTGCAAGGGATGCCTGGAAGGCCACATCAAGAAGGCCATCGAGTACGGCGCCACAAAAGAGGAGATCAGCGAAGCCATCGCCATCACCATGGGCGTGGCCGCCGCCTCCGCCGTCGACCAGACCGACCTGGCCTCGGAGGCCCTCAAACTGGTTCACTTCCCTTGA
- a CDS encoding calcium/sodium antiporter: protein MEAWSVVFFLLGLLLLLGGAELLVRGSSRLAAALGISPLIIGLTVVAFGTSSPELAVSMRGAWTGHADLSVGNVLGSNIFNVLFILGLSALIVPLKVDQRLVRIDVPLMTGASLLLLVMAWDGRLGRLEGGILSSGLLAYIAFAVWQSRRESKKVKAEYAQQFGPPPPTASGALLQIAVAAVGLLLLLVGAQWLLDGSIRIARWAGLSELTIGLTIIAAGTSLPEVATSLIAALRGERDIAVGNVVGSNLFNLLGVLGPTAVLAPGGLQVAPSALLLDLPFVVATALVCTPIFLTAWQIDRWEGGALLLLYLAYVAALLASDGDASNLGYVRYLLIAAPALLAGASLAPSVRARRR, encoded by the coding sequence ATGGAGGCTTGGTCTGTCGTCTTCTTCCTGCTGGGGTTGTTGCTGCTTCTCGGAGGAGCCGAGTTGCTGGTGCGAGGATCCTCGCGTCTGGCGGCGGCGCTGGGCATCTCGCCGCTGATCATCGGACTCACCGTCGTGGCCTTCGGCACCAGTTCTCCCGAACTGGCTGTCAGCATGCGGGGAGCCTGGACCGGACATGCCGACCTGTCAGTGGGCAACGTACTGGGCAGCAACATCTTCAACGTCCTCTTCATACTGGGCTTGTCCGCCCTCATCGTTCCGCTCAAAGTCGACCAGCGTCTGGTGCGGATCGATGTTCCCCTGATGACGGGGGCTTCCCTGCTGCTTTTGGTCATGGCCTGGGACGGAAGACTGGGGCGGCTGGAGGGCGGCATCCTGTCGAGCGGACTGCTGGCCTATATCGCCTTCGCGGTCTGGCAGAGCCGTCGCGAATCGAAGAAGGTCAAGGCTGAGTACGCCCAGCAATTCGGCCCCCCTCCTCCCACCGCCTCCGGCGCCCTTTTGCAAATCGCGGTAGCGGCTGTCGGGCTGCTGTTGTTGCTGGTGGGCGCCCAGTGGCTGCTGGACGGATCGATCCGAATCGCCCGCTGGGCCGGCTTGAGCGAACTGACCATCGGATTGACGATCATCGCCGCCGGAACCTCTCTGCCTGAGGTAGCCACCTCGCTGATAGCCGCCCTGCGGGGCGAGCGCGACATTGCCGTGGGCAACGTGGTGGGAAGCAATCTCTTCAACCTGCTGGGCGTCCTCGGCCCCACTGCCGTGCTGGCTCCCGGCGGATTACAGGTGGCACCCTCGGCGCTGCTGCTGGACCTCCCCTTCGTGGTGGCCACGGCTCTTGTCTGCACTCCTATCTTCCTGACCGCCTGGCAGATCGATCGCTGGGAGGGAGGAGCTCTGCTGCTCCTCTACCTGGCCTATGTCGCGGCATTGCTGGCCTCAGACGGGGACGCTTCGAATCTGGGATACGTCCGCTATCTTCTCATCGCCGCTCCTGCCTTGCTGGCCGGGGCCTCGCTGGCACCCTCCGTCAGGGCGCGACGCCGCTGA
- a CDS encoding DUF2252 family protein yields MQGFVGSAAVKGLVFLLVGAGGGRLAAQDSALFVDPASYDFSQNPALLERIRSGPHGYFRFINIPFGSYVCEHYDALMVGLPPVNLHGDAHVEQYAVTDLGRGLTDFDDSAKGPGLIDLLRFGVSLDLAARAHGWDGRSEKIFETFLDGYRKGLSDPDSEAAEPAFVERLRDGFSDDRQGYLEGVGEMMDPLTSDTETELLASIEPYTQSMLRADPSKGREYFEVVKAGRLRMGIGSALDVKYLIRFAGPAEGPLDDVIVELKEVRNLTGIPCIQAAKNDPFRILVSQARIAYRPFDLLGYAQMGRRTLWAHRWVDNYREVDIRDTLKRPRDLSELAYDVGLQLGLGHPKMIAAPFDEQVRRTMLDFLDRRLTAIRTARRQLSESVVLAWKQFNRRLQSEQP; encoded by the coding sequence ATGCAAGGGTTCGTCGGGAGCGCGGCGGTGAAGGGGCTGGTTTTCCTGCTCGTGGGGGCAGGAGGCGGCCGCTTGGCGGCCCAGGACTCGGCGCTTTTCGTCGATCCCGCGTCCTACGACTTCAGCCAGAACCCCGCCTTGCTGGAGCGCATCCGCAGCGGACCGCACGGCTACTTCCGCTTCATCAACATCCCCTTCGGAAGCTACGTGTGCGAGCACTACGACGCACTGATGGTGGGACTGCCTCCCGTCAACCTGCACGGCGACGCCCATGTCGAGCAGTACGCCGTCACCGACCTGGGCCGCGGACTCACCGACTTCGACGACTCGGCCAAGGGTCCGGGACTCATCGACCTGCTGCGTTTCGGCGTGTCTCTCGACCTGGCCGCCCGCGCCCACGGCTGGGACGGACGCTCGGAGAAGATCTTCGAGACCTTCCTGGACGGCTACCGCAAGGGACTGAGCGATCCTGACAGCGAAGCGGCCGAACCCGCCTTCGTGGAGCGCCTGCGCGACGGCTTCAGCGACGACCGCCAGGGCTATCTGGAAGGGGTGGGGGAGATGATGGATCCGCTGACTTCGGACACGGAAACGGAGCTGCTGGCATCCATCGAACCCTATACCCAGTCGATGCTGCGGGCCGACCCGTCCAAGGGCCGAGAGTACTTCGAGGTGGTCAAAGCCGGACGCCTGCGCATGGGCATCGGCAGCGCCCTCGACGTCAAATACCTGATCCGTTTCGCCGGGCCCGCAGAGGGTCCCCTCGACGACGTCATCGTGGAACTCAAGGAAGTCCGCAACCTGACGGGCATTCCCTGCATTCAGGCGGCTAAGAACGACCCCTTCCGCATTCTGGTCAGCCAGGCGCGGATCGCCTACCGTCCTTTCGATCTGCTGGGATACGCTCAGATGGGACGGCGCACTCTGTGGGCCCACCGCTGGGTGGACAATTACCGCGAGGTCGACATCCGGGACACCTTGAAACGTCCCCGCGACCTGAGCGAGTTGGCCTATGACGTGGGCCTCCAACTGGGGCTGGGGCATCCCAAGATGATCGCGGCGCCCTTTGACGAGCAAGTGCGCCGTACCATGCTCGATTTTTTGGACCGGCGCCTCACCGCCATCCGCACGGCCCGCCGACAACTGAGCGAGTCGGTGGTCCTGGCCTGGAAGCAATTCAACCGCCGCCTGCAGTCCGAGCAGCCATGA
- a CDS encoding dipeptide epimerase — protein MIIKKLSAWIVEMPLDEPYEVAYQSFDTAVNVMLRLETDRGIEGSGCAAPDPNVTGETPQGVLEALQDTVASQISGQDALRPARLLHRIVPSIRDQRSARAALDMALWDLMGKAAGLPLWRLLGGYRQSIRTSITIGILDKRETLQRARCWRSQGFTSLKLKGGKDVESDIARVLAVRRELGDEVELRFDANQGYGVEEALHFVGAVRPARVEILEQPTPKAHPHLLGEVSRGAPSMPVMADESLINHRDAFRLARRGQADMVNIKLQKAGGISEALHIDSVARSARLESMVGCMDESALGIAAGLAFALARPNVHYADLDGHIGLQNDPFPNCLTLSNGVLYPSPHSGLGTAS, from the coding sequence ATGATCATCAAGAAGCTGTCGGCTTGGATCGTGGAGATGCCGCTGGACGAACCTTATGAGGTCGCCTACCAGAGCTTCGATACGGCCGTCAACGTCATGCTGCGGCTGGAAACCGACCGCGGAATCGAAGGATCCGGATGCGCGGCGCCCGATCCCAACGTCACCGGGGAGACTCCGCAAGGCGTGCTGGAGGCCTTGCAAGACACAGTCGCTTCCCAGATCAGCGGCCAGGACGCGCTGCGTCCGGCCCGCTTGCTGCACCGCATCGTTCCCTCGATCCGCGACCAACGGTCCGCCCGGGCGGCGCTCGACATGGCGCTTTGGGACTTGATGGGCAAAGCCGCCGGACTGCCCCTGTGGAGGCTGCTGGGCGGCTACCGCCAGAGCATCCGAACCAGCATCACCATCGGCATCCTGGATAAGCGGGAGACGCTGCAACGGGCCCGCTGTTGGCGTTCTCAGGGCTTCACCAGCCTCAAGCTCAAGGGCGGCAAGGACGTCGAGTCCGACATCGCCCGGGTGCTGGCGGTGCGGCGCGAGCTGGGCGACGAGGTGGAGCTGCGCTTCGACGCCAATCAGGGCTACGGCGTGGAGGAGGCCCTGCACTTCGTCGGGGCCGTGCGTCCGGCCCGGGTGGAAATCCTGGAGCAGCCGACTCCCAAGGCTCATCCCCACCTGCTGGGCGAGGTCTCGCGGGGGGCTCCCTCCATGCCGGTGATGGCCGACGAGAGCCTCATCAACCACCGCGACGCCTTCCGCCTGGCCCGCCGGGGGCAGGCCGACATGGTCAACATCAAGCTGCAAAAAGCTGGGGGCATCAGCGAGGCCCTCCACATCGACTCGGTGGCCCGCTCGGCCCGGCTGGAGAGCATGGTGGGCTGCATGGACGAGTCGGCTCTGGGCATCGCCGCCGGACTGGCCTTCGCCCTGGCCCGCCCCAACGTCCACTACGCCGACCTGGACGGCCACATCGGCCTCCAAAACGATCCCTTTCCCAATTGCCTGACCCTGAGTAACGGCGTCCTCTACCCGTCCCCGCACTCCGGCCTCGGCACCGCGTCATGA
- a CDS encoding MerR family DNA-binding protein, giving the protein MALTIGELARTAEVGRETVRFYERVGLIEDPPRTRGGYRIYPAKAVARLQFIKRAKELGFSLKEIRSLLTLRVSPGTNCDEVRRLGQERIEDIEARIRDLASVKAALAKLVESCGQRDPTEECPLLEALACEEEHEARH; this is encoded by the coding sequence ATGGCGTTAACCATCGGGGAACTGGCTCGGACGGCCGAAGTCGGGCGGGAGACGGTCAGATTCTACGAACGTGTGGGGCTGATCGAGGATCCGCCACGAACCCGGGGCGGCTATCGCATTTATCCAGCAAAGGCAGTAGCCCGGCTTCAGTTCATCAAACGTGCCAAGGAACTGGGCTTTTCCCTCAAAGAGATCCGCAGCCTTCTGACGCTGCGGGTCAGTCCCGGAACCAACTGCGACGAAGTGCGGAGATTGGGCCAAGAAAGAATCGAGGACATCGAGGCAAGGATTCGGGATCTTGCCAGCGTGAAAGCGGCTCTGGCCAAGCTGGTTGAGTCCTGCGGGCAACGCGATCCGACGGAGGAATGTCCCCTGTTGGAAGCGTTGGCGTGCGAGGAGGAGCATGAAGCCCGACATTGA